The following are encoded together in the Acanthochromis polyacanthus isolate Apoly-LR-REF ecotype Palm Island chromosome 14, KAUST_Apoly_ChrSc, whole genome shotgun sequence genome:
- the LOC110956967 gene encoding uncharacterized protein LOC110956967, giving the protein MGRRCCVVGCDSKSHHWSGRKLSNGLKYFSFPAWKRHQGSAISVMTKRRRMAWIAPIKRKSVSFDNIPKTMFVCSRHFHKGKPAYEISDCDPDWVPTLHLGYTKTSAESSSADRYKRRLQRHQTTKELGPPSATDPATESPMPVEPSSNATSSPHCKTLTSELDFNRRDFGPTLPSSSLPSSPPAPSPASSPCAFCTKTQFEMDNLREENRKLKKQLAKHKMDEQFLKSSETKVKYYTGLHCFSVFMGILAQILPCLPSRRKLSPFQMLLLTLMCLRLNLPIQNLAYLFDVDCKTISDTFRDTISVMYTHLKPLVHWPERHCLRETMPHQFVEAFGSRVAVIDCFEIGIERASNVKANAQTFSHYKHKHTLKYLIGITPQGAVSFISTGWGGSVSDKELTEDCGILNRLLPGDLVLADRGFDIADSVALVCAEVQAPAFTCGRSQLDAIDMEETRELAHLRVHVERVIGVVCPKYSLLSSTVPVNLVVRCEGEDRVLLDKIVCVCCALTNTCPSVAVKL; this is encoded by the exons ATGGGGCGCAGATGTTGTGTGGTGGGTTGCGACAGTAAGTCTCACCACTGGTCTGGTAGAAAATTGTCCAACggactgaaatatttcagttttcccGCTTGGAAAAGGCATCAGGGGAGCGCAATCTCGGTAATGACAAAGAGACGCCGAATGGCTTGGATTGCTCCCATTAAACGAAAGTCAGTCTCTTTCGATAATATTCCCAAGACGATGTTCGTTTGTTCCAGGCATTTCCATAAGG GCAAACCAGCTTACGAGATCTCAGACTGTGATCCAGACTGGGTTCCAACCCTTCATCTGGGATACACAAAAACCTCTGCAGAAAGTAGTAGTGCAGACCGGTATAAACGCAGACTCCAAAGACATCAGACTACTAAAGAACTTGGTCCTCCTTCAGCTACTGATCCTGCCACTGAGTCACCAATGCCTGTTGAGCCATCCTCAAATGCTACATCTTCTCCACACTGCAAGACCTTGACTTCAGAACTTGATTTTAATCg cagagaTTTTGGACCAACACTGCCGTCTTCATCGCTTCCATCTTCTCCACCTGCTCCTTCACCTGCATCTTCTCCTTGTGCTttttgcacaaagacacagtttGAAATGGACAACTTAAGAGAGGAGAACAGAAAACTGAAGAAGCAGCTGGCCAAACATAAAATGGATGAACAATTTCTTAAAAGTAGTGAAACTAAGGTGAAATACTACACTGGTTTACActgtttcagtgtgtttatgGGTATTCTGGCACAGATACTACCATGTCTTCCATCACGTCGTAAACTCTCACCTTTTCAAATGTTGCTTCTTACTCTGATGTGTCTCAGACTCAACTTGCCCATTCAGAATTTAGCTTATTTGTTTGACGTTGATTGTAAAACTATCTCCGACACATTCAGAGACACAATTTCTGTTATGTACACACACCTAAAGCCACTAGTACACTGGCCAGAGAGACATTGTTTGCGGGAGACCATGCCACACCAATTTGTGGAGGCTTTTGGTAGTCGTGTGGCCGTTATAGACTGTTTCGAAATTGGAATTGAGAGAGCATCTAATGTAAAAGCTAATGCACAGACTTTTTCACactataaacacaaacacacactcaaatATCTCATTGGCATAACACCACAGGGGGCTGTTTCTTTCATCTCAACAGGGTGGGGGGGCAGTGTAAGTGATAAAGAGCTAACAGAAGACTGTGGCATTTTAAATAGATTACTACCTGGCGATTTAGTTTTGGCCGACCGTGGGTTTGATATCGCAGATAGTGTTGCACTGGTATGTGCTGAAGTCCAAGCACCTGCTTTCACCTGCGGCCGTAGTCAGCTTGATGCCATTGACATGGAGGAGACCAGAGAGCTTGCACACCTCAGAGTCCACGTGGAGAGAGTAATCGGAGTTGTTTGTCCAAAATATTCTTTACTTAGTTCTACTGTACCTGTGAACCTGGTGGTTCGTTGTGAAGGTGAGGACCGAGTTCTTCTCGACAaaattgtttgtgtgtgttgtgcctTAACTAATACATGCCCAAGTGTTGCTGTGAAATTGTAA
- the LOC127537003 gene encoding uncharacterized protein LOC127537003: MPGNVQKIHREVAHKIDFSTAAAKKRQFDDSVGGVKMPGIRTHAGTVHPCKHSPTLLDLQPLLAILNSDTKAVCLSGMEDYYEQDVDPVQPQMQPKSLLCLRDTSKEDCELSVLKQHCEGLVPMTAASESQAALIEGKTRLQHLCKSWYSLRAGRITASNIHVVISSNLSTSAISTINRVCHPQKKAHTPATKWGVDHEDTARQVYLCNVGPKHINFRVQQCGFIINPSFAEVGASPDGLIDCSCCGKGSLEIKCPILYRNESIQQACKEDRQFCLSLTDGIVALKHGHPYYSQIQTQIHVTKSEYCDLVVWTLKDFVVVGLFPDHTHWRNILVKAQNFFQKVCLPELVACYFTKAHSAAHEQQPLKDITQVLNTNTRKKRKRETAAKVWCLCQGPESLDDMVACDNENCKIQWFHYRCVGLRKAPSTSEEWFCPDCKHS; encoded by the coding sequence ATGCCTGGTAATGTGCAAAAGATTCATAGAGAGGTAGCTCACAAGATAGACTTTTCTACTGCTGCagctaaaaaaagacaatttgaTGATAGTGTTGGAGGAGTTAAGATGCCTGGAATTCGCACACATGCTGGCACAGTCCATCCTTGTAAGCACAGCCCCACACTTTTAGACCTTCAGCCTCTCCTTGCCATCTTGAACTCTGACACCAAAGCTGTTTGTTTGAGTGGGATGGAAGACTACTATGAACAAGATGTAGACCCTGTCCAACCACAAATGCAACCAAAATCTTTGCTGTGTCTAAGAGATACAAGTAAGGAAGACTGTGAGTTATCAGTGCTCAAGCAGCATTGTGAAGGGCTCGTACCCATGACAGCAGCATCAGAGAGTCAGGCAGCCTTGATAGAAGGCAAAACCAGACTTCAACATCTCTGTAAATCTTGGTATTCATTGAGAGCTGGAAGAATAACTGCTTCTAATATCCATGTTGTTATTTCATCAAACCTCTCCACATCAGCAATTTCCACCATCAACAGAGTTTGTCACCctcaaaaaaaagcacacacgcCAGCCACCAAATGGGGAGTTGATCATGAAGACACAGCAAGACAGGTGTACCTCTGTAATGTTGGGCCAAAGCATATCAATTTCAGAGTTCAGCAGTGTGGATTTATTATCAACCCATCCTTTGCAGAAGTTGGAGCATCACCAGACGGCCTCATTGACTGCTCTTGCTGTGGCAAAGGCTCTCTGGAGATAAAGTGTCCAATTTTGTACAGAAATGAATCAATCCAGCAAGCTTGTAAAGAAGACAGACAGTTTTGTCTCAGTTTAACAGATGGTATTGTAGCACTAAAGCATGGACATCCTTACTACAGCCAGATTCAAACCCAAATCCATGTCACAAAATCTGAGTATTGTGACTTGGTAGTGTGGACTTTAAAagactttgttgttgttggactGTTCCCTGATCACACCCACTGGAGAAACATTTTGGTGAAAGCACAGAACTTCTTCCAAAAAGTCTGTCTGCCAGAGCTAGTTGCCTGTTATTTTACGAAAGCACACAGCGCAGCACATGAACAGCAACCTCTGAAGGACATCACACAAGTATTGAACACAAACaccagaaagaaaaggaaacgaGAGACTGCTGCTAAAGTATGGTGCTTGTGCCAAGGCCCGGAGTCACTGGATGACATGGTTGCATGTGAcaatgaaaactgtaaaatccaGTGGTTCCATTATCGATGTGTGGGGCTTAGAAAGGCGCCTTCAACTAGTGAAGAATGGTTCTGTCCAGACTGCAAACACAGCTAG